From a region of the Apibacter sp. B3706 genome:
- a CDS encoding BRO family protein — MEEGNQNEANLSFEDFKNENGICFWWASDIMNMLGYSNMKSFQKVLDRATKAFVSLGIPHYDNIISTSREFEDGNIQDFKLTRFACYLTVMNGDPKKVEVAQAQSYFAHQTRKFELQFEGSNELERLLIREELTEGNKSLASTVKRAGVQDFAKFQNAGYLGMYNMPSWKLENKRNIKKGKLMDYMGRTELAANLFRVTQTEERIKNHNIKGQANLEQTHYSVGKEVREIIIKNSGKPPESLDKEKQLSDIKKQLKSSHKKMITEDNKKSISKKKKE; from the coding sequence ATGGAAGAGGGAAATCAAAATGAGGCAAATTTATCTTTCGAAGATTTTAAAAATGAGAATGGTATATGCTTTTGGTGGGCATCTGATATAATGAATATGTTAGGATATAGCAATATGAAATCTTTTCAAAAAGTTTTAGATAGAGCTACTAAAGCTTTTGTTTCATTAGGAATACCTCATTATGATAATATAATTTCAACTAGTAGGGAGTTCGAAGATGGAAACATACAAGATTTTAAACTCACAAGATTTGCATGTTATCTAACAGTAATGAATGGAGATCCAAAAAAAGTAGAAGTTGCTCAAGCTCAATCATATTTTGCTCATCAAACCAGAAAGTTTGAATTACAGTTTGAAGGCAGTAATGAATTAGAGAGACTATTAATTAGAGAGGAATTAACAGAAGGAAACAAATCTTTAGCTTCTACTGTTAAGCGTGCTGGAGTACAAGATTTTGCAAAATTTCAAAATGCAGGTTATTTGGGAATGTATAATATGCCTTCATGGAAGTTGGAGAATAAAAGAAATATAAAAAAAGGAAAGTTAATGGATTATATGGGGAGAACAGAATTAGCAGCTAATTTATTTAGAGTAACACAAACAGAAGAAAGAATAAAAAATCATAATATTAAAGGGCAAGCTAATTTGGAACAAACTCATTATAGCGTAGGCAAAGAAGTACGAGAAATAATTATAAAAAATTCAGGAAAACCACCTGAATCACTTGATAAAGAAAAACAATTATCAGACATAAAAAAACAGTTGAAATCAAGCCATAAAAAAATGATAACTGAGGATAATAAGAAAAGTATATCCAAAAAAAAGAAAGAATAA
- the pgeF gene encoding peptidoglycan editing factor PgeF encodes MNFLTFDNLSAYRELTHFTTTIEGGVSVGKYASFNLGTTSGDDPKNVIENRKRLCNEIGISTHNLYIPVQTHSNHVLLIDRNFLDLESDKQSKIFQNKDALLTQEKGICIGITTADCVPIILYDPLTQTLAAIHAGWRGTVSKIALKTLSEMVRYFSCKPENIRVGIGPCICANCFEVGDHVIEDFIKEGFDSNLISFKNKETRKYHIDLRKANQLLLEQAGCLAQHIEIKNLCTVTQPNLFFSARRQTINSGRMVTGGILR; translated from the coding sequence ATGAATTTTCTGACATTTGATAATTTATCTGCATACAGAGAATTAACCCATTTTACAACTACAATCGAAGGAGGAGTAAGTGTCGGGAAGTATGCATCGTTCAATTTAGGAACAACCTCCGGGGATGATCCGAAAAATGTGATTGAAAACAGAAAAAGACTCTGTAATGAGATAGGTATTTCAACCCATAATTTATATATACCTGTTCAAACTCACAGCAATCATGTGTTACTTATTGATCGAAATTTTTTAGATTTAGAAAGTGATAAACAATCTAAAATTTTTCAAAATAAAGATGCTTTACTGACTCAAGAAAAGGGAATTTGCATAGGAATAACTACAGCCGATTGTGTACCTATAATACTTTATGATCCTTTAACCCAAACTTTGGCAGCCATTCATGCAGGATGGAGAGGAACCGTTAGCAAAATTGCTTTAAAAACTCTGTCGGAAATGGTACGTTATTTTAGTTGCAAACCTGAAAATATCAGAGTAGGAATTGGTCCGTGCATTTGCGCGAACTGTTTTGAAGTAGGAGATCATGTCATAGAAGATTTTATTAAAGAAGGTTTTGATAGTAATCTAATTAGTTTTAAAAATAAAGAAACCCGAAAATATCATATTGATCTTAGAAAAGCAAATCAGTTGCTACTGGAACAAGCAGGTTGTCTCGCTCAACATATAGAAATAAAAAATTTATGTACGGTTACTCAACCTAATTTATTTTTTTCGGCAAGAAGGCAAACCATAAATTCCGGTAGAATGGTAACCGGTGGTATTTTACGTTAA